One window from the genome of Candidatus Chlorohelix allophototropha encodes:
- a CDS encoding NADP-dependent isocitrate dehydrogenase — MSKTPISVAHGDGIGPEIMDATLQIILEAGAEIEIEKVAVGEQVYLSGNTAGIEADAWESIRRTKVFLKAPITTPQGGGYKSLNVTVRNALGLYANVRPCVAYHPFVDTKHPGMDIVIVRENEEDLYTGIEHRQTEQMVQSLKLISRPGSEKIIRYAFEYAQLYNRKKVTCFIKDNIMKMTDGLFHKVFDEVAKEYPDIENESWIVDIGAAKMADTPEAFDVIVLPNLYGDILSDVAAQIAGSVGLAGSCNIGQHAAMFEAIHGSAPRRAGQNMANPSGLLLGAVMMLVHIGQSKVAERVHNAWLRTIEDGIHTYDIYTEGVSKEKVGTKEFAQAVVARLGQKPQTLKTVTYKASDEGGVASHEMHLIESVRAIKVLVGVDVFLDWTGTSANELAEKLTNITVKGLELKIITNRGVKVWPEGMAETFNTDHWRCRFQTSNGHKVTHADLVELLGKFAEAGLDFVEIESLYNFDGVQGYTQSYGQ, encoded by the coding sequence ATGTCTAAAACCCCCATATCTGTAGCGCATGGTGACGGGATTGGGCCCGAAATCATGGATGCTACCCTTCAAATCATTCTTGAAGCTGGCGCAGAAATCGAAATTGAGAAAGTGGCTGTGGGTGAACAGGTATATTTGAGCGGCAATACTGCCGGAATAGAAGCGGACGCTTGGGAATCAATCCGCCGCACTAAAGTTTTCCTGAAAGCGCCCATCACCACACCGCAAGGTGGCGGATACAAAAGCCTCAATGTGACGGTTCGTAATGCGCTTGGTCTATACGCTAATGTACGCCCTTGTGTAGCCTACCATCCTTTTGTGGATACCAAGCATCCGGGGATGGATATTGTAATTGTTCGCGAGAACGAAGAAGATCTCTATACCGGGATTGAGCATCGCCAAACTGAACAAATGGTGCAATCACTCAAATTGATCAGCCGCCCCGGTAGCGAAAAAATTATCCGCTATGCCTTTGAATATGCCCAGTTGTATAACCGCAAAAAGGTTACCTGCTTCATAAAAGATAATATTATGAAGATGACCGATGGGTTATTCCACAAAGTCTTTGACGAGGTTGCCAAAGAATATCCGGATATTGAAAACGAAAGTTGGATTGTTGATATTGGCGCAGCCAAAATGGCAGATACGCCCGAAGCTTTTGATGTGATTGTGTTGCCCAATCTGTACGGCGATATACTATCCGATGTGGCGGCTCAAATCGCGGGTTCGGTAGGTTTGGCAGGTTCTTGTAACATAGGGCAGCATGCCGCCATGTTTGAAGCAATTCATGGCTCTGCGCCGCGCCGCGCCGGTCAGAATATGGCGAACCCCTCCGGTTTATTGCTAGGGGCGGTGATGATGCTAGTTCATATCGGACAGTCAAAGGTAGCGGAACGTGTCCACAACGCTTGGTTACGCACCATCGAAGACGGTATTCATACTTATGACATCTACACTGAAGGAGTAAGTAAGGAAAAGGTCGGCACTAAAGAATTTGCGCAAGCGGTTGTTGCACGTCTAGGGCAGAAACCGCAAACGCTCAAAACAGTTACTTACAAAGCCAGCGATGAAGGCGGGGTAGCTTCACATGAAATGCACCTAATCGAATCGGTGCGTGCCATCAAAGTACTGGTGGGCGTAGATGTGTTTCTAGATTGGACTGGAACAAGCGCTAATGAATTGGCGGAAAAGCTGACAAATATTACCGTTAAAGGGTTGGAACTGAAAATTATCACCAACCGAGGCGTTAAGGTATGGCCCGAAGGCATGGCTGAAACCTTTAACACCGACCATTGGCGTTGCCGCTTCCAAACCAGCAACGGGCATAAAGTCACGCATGCCGACTTGGTAGAATTGCTCGGCAAATTCGCGGAGGCAGGACTAGATTTTGTCGAAATTGAAAGCCTATATAATTTCGACGGTGTACAAGGCTATACCCAAAGTTACGGGCAGTAA